One Sulfolobus sp. S-194 DNA segment encodes these proteins:
- a CDS encoding DUF5622 domain-containing protein, giving the protein MTLKHGKYVYVQLDKNKYVKMRYLKSYEKAEKANDVNAYIILGKIVTKVSRKAKILKREDLPVEVRDKLPK; this is encoded by the coding sequence ATGACATTAAAACACGGAAAATATGTTTATGTTCAACTAGATAAAAACAAATATGTTAAGATGAGATATTTAAAATCCTATGAGAAAGCAGAAAAAGCAAATGATGTTAATGCATATATAATTCTAGGTAAAATAGTTACTAAAGTCAGCAGAAAAGCCAAAATCCTCAAAAGAGAAGATTTACCAGTTGAAGTAAGAGATAAACTTCCTAAATAA
- the gatC gene encoding Asp-tRNA(Asn) amidotransferase subunit GatC, protein MKIEVNNELISKLQNLALVELNEREKERIKRDIKNILDFFDQINKLDLSNVEPLFHPISTGKLRKDEIIKPLSRDEALSNVKRKEDGFIIGPATYGE, encoded by the coding sequence GTGAAAATTGAAGTAAATAATGAACTTATTTCTAAATTACAGAATTTAGCCCTAGTAGAATTAAATGAGAGAGAAAAAGAAAGAATAAAACGAGATATAAAGAATATTCTTGATTTCTTTGATCAGATAAATAAATTAGATCTTTCTAATGTAGAACCTTTATTCCATCCTATATCTACTGGTAAGCTTAGAAAAGATGAAATTATAAAGCCATTAAGTAGAGATGAAGCATTAAGTAATGTAAAAAGAAAAGAGGATGGTTTTATAATAGGACCTGCTACCTATGGGGAGTAA
- the gatA gene encoding Asp-tRNA(Asn)/Glu-tRNA(Gln) amidotransferase subunit GatA, with protein MITKLVEDLLNKNLDIDEYVERTYERIDKIEKKIKAFITIRDKEEVKREVREKLKNTKGKLSGILIAIKDNISTKGIRTTCASRMLEDYIPPYDATVIEKLKKEGAVILGKTNMDEFAMGSTTETSYFGPTRNPWDLERIPGGSSGGSGAALAAGIVDIALGSDTGGSIRAPAAYNAIFGLKPSYGTVSRFGLVAYANSLEQIGPMARNAEDLALLYSIISGDDPKDATTIHFEPQLPEKVELKDLKIAILKDIVEASDKPVVSIFNSTLDKLSSEGAIIKEANLGYAEYALPAYYIIAMSEASSNLARFDGVRYGYSKYYEGNWRETFAKNRGEGFGIEVKRRILLGSFILSAGYYEEFYIKALKIRRLIKNNVDNILKEFDVIASPTMPILPPKIGEVVEDPIKMYAMDLNTVIANLAGVPALSQPAGFYNNLPIGLQLMGRYLSDYYLMALSAKIEKVLNLYDLTAPIS; from the coding sequence ATGATTACCAAACTAGTAGAAGACTTACTAAATAAGAACTTAGATATTGATGAATATGTTGAAAGAACATACGAAAGAATCGATAAAATTGAGAAAAAAATCAAAGCGTTTATAACAATAAGGGATAAAGAAGAAGTTAAAAGAGAAGTAAGGGAAAAACTTAAGAATACTAAAGGAAAATTATCTGGAATTTTAATAGCTATTAAGGATAACATTTCCACAAAAGGAATTAGAACCACTTGCGCTTCAAGAATGTTAGAAGATTACATACCTCCATACGATGCTACAGTGATAGAAAAATTAAAGAAGGAAGGGGCAGTTATTCTAGGTAAAACAAATATGGATGAATTTGCAATGGGATCAACAACGGAGACAAGTTATTTTGGCCCTACAAGAAATCCTTGGGACCTAGAGAGAATACCTGGGGGAAGCTCTGGGGGAAGTGGAGCCGCATTAGCTGCAGGAATAGTAGATATAGCCTTAGGTAGTGACACTGGAGGTTCCATAAGAGCACCTGCAGCATATAATGCCATTTTTGGTTTAAAGCCGTCTTATGGTACAGTGAGTAGATTTGGTCTAGTAGCTTACGCAAATAGTTTAGAACAAATAGGACCAATGGCTAGAAATGCCGAAGACTTAGCTTTGCTTTATTCAATAATCTCTGGGGATGATCCTAAAGATGCTACAACAATTCATTTTGAACCACAGTTACCAGAAAAAGTAGAACTGAAAGATCTCAAAATTGCTATTCTAAAGGATATAGTAGAGGCGTCAGATAAACCAGTTGTTTCAATATTTAACTCAACTCTAGATAAACTAAGTTCTGAGGGGGCAATAATTAAAGAAGCGAATTTAGGATATGCTGAATATGCTTTACCGGCTTATTATATTATTGCTATGTCAGAGGCTAGTTCTAATTTAGCTAGATTTGATGGTGTAAGATACGGGTATAGTAAATACTATGAAGGTAATTGGAGAGAGACTTTTGCCAAAAATAGAGGAGAAGGATTTGGAATAGAAGTTAAAAGAAGAATATTATTAGGAAGCTTTATCCTAAGTGCAGGGTATTATGAGGAGTTCTACATTAAGGCCCTTAAAATTAGAAGATTAATAAAAAATAATGTTGATAATATACTTAAAGAATTCGATGTAATAGCATCACCAACTATGCCTATATTGCCTCCAAAAATAGGTGAGGTAGTTGAGGATCCTATTAAAATGTATGCTATGGATCTAAACACAGTAATTGCAAATTTAGCTGGAGTCCCGGCTTTATCTCAGCCAGCAGGATTCTATAATAATTTACCCATAGGATTACAACTTATGGGAAGATATTTGTCTGACTATTACCTTATGGCCCTTTCAGCAAAAATAGAAAAAGTACTTAACCTTTATGATTTAACAGCACCTATAAGTTAA
- a CDS encoding DUF373 family protein, with translation MSKILIIYVDIDDDIGKIGLETPIIGEELVKKAIDVASETIPTDSDFNTMVVAYNIYKKLRKENNDVEIAFISGSERSNIEGQIEFSRKLDEAIKTTNAEEAIIVYDSPEDAKAIPIIQSKLKVIGIERVLVEQYRGVEETYALLGRYIKKAISDPRFARIFLGVPGIILITIGIFSLLNLTVYATPAILIIIGLALLGRGLRIDEYIEQWWENSTIMVIAAIISLISTIVGIIEGYYVGASIKVYDLSSIFIILTTILPFIVFAIIVLFGAKAINKVMNRDIKVWHDVFRIIAVIIIYYMMVLISKNLEENVIGVQLETMYTLSVITLVLVSLYIIFSIIEKRIT, from the coding sequence ATGAGCAAGATTCTAATAATTTACGTTGATATTGATGATGATATAGGAAAAATAGGCTTAGAGACTCCTATTATAGGAGAAGAACTTGTAAAAAAAGCTATTGATGTTGCTTCAGAAACAATTCCAACGGATTCAGACTTTAATACTATGGTAGTAGCATACAATATCTATAAGAAGCTTCGTAAAGAAAACAATGATGTAGAGATAGCATTTATATCTGGCTCAGAAAGAAGTAACATAGAAGGTCAAATAGAATTTTCGAGAAAATTAGATGAAGCTATAAAAACTACGAATGCGGAAGAAGCAATCATTGTATATGATAGTCCAGAAGATGCTAAAGCTATACCAATTATACAATCTAAGTTGAAAGTTATAGGTATCGAAAGAGTTTTAGTTGAACAATATAGAGGAGTCGAGGAAACTTACGCTTTATTAGGAAGGTATATCAAAAAAGCTATTTCTGATCCTAGGTTTGCAAGAATTTTTTTAGGTGTTCCTGGAATTATTTTGATTACAATAGGTATATTTTCTCTATTAAATCTTACAGTTTATGCAACGCCAGCTATTCTAATAATAATTGGTTTAGCCTTATTAGGTAGAGGTCTCAGAATAGATGAATACATAGAACAATGGTGGGAAAATTCTACAATAATGGTAATAGCAGCGATTATATCTCTAATTTCGACTATTGTAGGGATAATTGAAGGTTATTATGTTGGAGCATCTATAAAAGTATACGATCTCTCTTCTATTTTTATAATTTTAACTACTATTCTTCCCTTTATCGTATTCGCTATAATAGTTTTATTTGGGGCTAAAGCAATAAATAAAGTTATGAATAGAGATATAAAAGTATGGCATGATGTATTTAGAATAATTGCAGTAATTATAATCTATTATATGATGGTTTTAATATCTAAGAATCTTGAGGAAAATGTAATAGGTGTTCAACTTGAAACAATGTATACATTATCTGTAATAACACTCGTACTTGTTTCTTTATATATAATTTTTTCTATAATAGAAAAACGTATAACATAA
- a CDS encoding transcription initiation factor IIB family protein, with product MKCPNCGSESITLDLNRGTYICTNCGYVIDEFVIDQGPEWRAYTEQDRLERERTGSPITAKVHDFGITTTIGYSRSSNKTKIEKLRAIQNKLRVSPKDRKLVTYLSVLNNEAAKLNLPEYVKETASLLIRKIIDEGKAKRIDIYTLIAAVLYYSCQVNKIPKSLQEIKNNYGISSSELWKALERVQKVAKSSLEFKPNIKPTEFIPKIVEKLNLPPYISTKASELVDLMHKNGLTSGKGYTALAAASVYLVSTLMDAKKTQKDIANALNITEVTIRNRYKEIISNFEIEVKL from the coding sequence ATAAAGTGCCCTAATTGCGGGAGTGAAAGCATAACACTAGATCTAAACAGAGGTACGTACATTTGTACTAATTGTGGATATGTTATTGATGAATTTGTTATAGATCAAGGTCCAGAGTGGAGAGCATATACAGAACAAGATAGGTTGGAAAGAGAAAGAACAGGTTCTCCTATTACTGCAAAAGTTCATGATTTTGGAATAACAACAACAATTGGATATTCTAGGTCTAGCAATAAAACTAAAATAGAAAAATTAAGAGCTATACAGAACAAACTTAGAGTTTCCCCAAAGGATAGAAAATTAGTCACTTATTTATCTGTATTAAACAATGAAGCTGCTAAACTAAATCTTCCCGAATACGTAAAAGAAACAGCTTCTCTTTTAATAAGAAAAATAATCGATGAAGGAAAAGCTAAAAGAATAGACATATATACGTTAATTGCTGCGGTACTTTACTACTCCTGCCAAGTAAATAAAATACCAAAATCCCTTCAAGAAATAAAGAACAATTATGGAATTTCGTCTAGTGAATTATGGAAGGCATTAGAGAGAGTCCAAAAAGTAGCTAAGAGTTCATTAGAATTTAAACCCAATATAAAACCTACAGAGTTTATTCCAAAAATTGTAGAAAAACTTAATTTACCACCCTATATCTCTACTAAAGCTTCTGAATTAGTTGACTTAATGCACAAAAATGGTCTAACTAGTGGAAAAGGATACACAGCATTAGCAGCTGCTAGTGTGTACCTAGTAAGTACATTAATGGATGCAAAAAAGACTCAAAAAGACATAGCTAATGCACTAAATATAACAGAAGTTACAATAAGAAATAGATATAAGGAAATTATATCAAATTTCGAAATAGAAGTTAAACTTTAA
- a CDS encoding Gar1/Naf1 family protein: protein MTKIKLVEVGEYLKNTLNNKWLLKGNPKIDYSSQEYAGKVLVDEKGNRVGKILDIIGNIEEPYILVLPLSEKIPQGKLYVELKEKRGKKKWRK from the coding sequence GTGACAAAGATTAAACTTGTAGAGGTAGGCGAATACTTAAAAAATACACTAAATAATAAATGGCTTCTTAAAGGAAATCCTAAAATAGATTATTCGTCGCAAGAATATGCTGGTAAGGTTTTAGTTGATGAAAAAGGAAATCGAGTAGGCAAAATCTTAGATATAATTGGAAACATTGAGGAACCATACATACTAGTATTGCCGTTATCAGAAAAGATACCCCAAGGTAAGTTATATGTAGAACTTAAAGAAAAGAGAGGTAAGAAAAAATGGAGAAAATAA
- a CDS encoding DUF357 domain-containing protein → MSNEIRNRVEKYIKGMEERLQKIPGHIYEKYRKVLDLARQYTEDAKYYLNKEDEVTALVDVVYAEGLLDSVVFNENLDIDSQISKKVFVGGTFDILHPGHIEFLREASRYGRVYVSVARDKNSEKIKRRKPINDENQRLEVVKSIRYVYEAFLGDEKDFLKSVERVKPDILFLGPDQQVDENKLKEELKKRGINNIEIIRMKERINNWSHSSTTSIIQEIVKRYCNQR, encoded by the coding sequence ATGTCTAATGAAATAAGGAATAGAGTTGAAAAGTACATAAAAGGAATGGAAGAAAGGTTACAAAAAATACCTGGTCATATCTATGAAAAATATCGTAAAGTGTTAGATCTGGCTAGACAATACACAGAGGATGCAAAATATTATCTAAATAAAGAAGACGAAGTTACTGCATTGGTTGATGTAGTTTATGCTGAAGGTTTATTAGATTCGGTTGTATTCAATGAAAATCTTGATATAGATTCACAAATTTCTAAAAAAGTCTTTGTAGGGGGTACATTTGATATACTTCACCCAGGTCACATAGAATTTTTAAGGGAAGCTTCTCGTTATGGAAGAGTTTATGTTTCTGTTGCAAGAGATAAGAACTCAGAAAAGATAAAACGGAGAAAACCAATAAATGATGAAAATCAAAGATTAGAAGTAGTAAAGAGCATTAGGTATGTCTATGAAGCATTTCTAGGAGATGAGAAAGATTTTCTAAAAAGTGTTGAAAGAGTAAAACCAGATATATTGTTTTTAGGCCCTGATCAGCAAGTCGATGAGAATAAATTAAAAGAAGAGTTAAAGAAAAGAGGAATTAATAACATAGAAATAATAAGAATGAAAGAAAGAATAAATAATTGGTCTCACTCAAGTACTACATCAATAATTCAAGAAATAGTCAAAAGATATTGTAATCAAAGATAA
- a CDS encoding DUF120 domain-containing protein: MLNNNKLLTQAEISKESGLSQQTVSRKLKELEEEGIIQRIIVKEGEYIKLTDKGEEELKKCIEDILQLIMRTKILRIRGKVTAGLGEGRIFLSIPYYIDSFKKYLGFEPYAGTLNIVIYDRISLENRLILDLAKGIIIPEYKEPNRVLGSVKAFPSSINSISPAAIVIPARTTHPKSVIEVISPYYLREKLNLKDGDEVEIEVYL, translated from the coding sequence TTGTTAAATAATAATAAATTACTAACACAAGCAGAGATTTCAAAAGAGTCTGGATTATCGCAGCAAACTGTATCAAGAAAATTAAAAGAACTAGAAGAAGAAGGAATAATACAAAGAATTATAGTAAAAGAAGGAGAGTATATAAAACTTACCGATAAAGGAGAAGAAGAACTAAAGAAATGCATAGAAGATATACTACAGTTAATTATGAGAACCAAAATATTGCGTATAAGAGGAAAAGTAACAGCAGGATTAGGAGAAGGAAGAATTTTCCTTTCAATTCCTTATTATATTGATTCTTTTAAAAAATACTTAGGATTTGAGCCTTATGCAGGGACTTTAAATATTGTTATCTATGATAGAATATCACTAGAAAATAGATTGATACTAGATTTAGCTAAAGGAATTATTATCCCTGAATATAAAGAACCAAATAGGGTTTTAGGGAGTGTAAAAGCCTTTCCTTCTTCAATAAATTCTATTTCACCAGCAGCTATAGTAATTCCAGCAAGAACTACCCATCCTAAGAGTGTTATTGAAGTTATCTCTCCCTATTATTTGAGAGAAAAACTTAATCTTAAAGATGGTGATGAGGTAGAAATTGAAGTTTATCTTTGA
- a CDS encoding metallophosphoesterase, with product MISLVDDIYIDEDLPVIYIRRFDSIILSDVHIGYEEEMASKGIFIPKVQKKRFLNIFNRAREVFKTNKLIINGDLKHSFSKLTKQEKTELNEIFRILKDEGTEITIIRGNHDNYLSLVTENYDNIKLVESLIVDNIVIFHGHTNIDVDENKIYIIGHEHPRLGLRDKLGFVRRMQCFLVTPLKNNSKVIVLPAIGIYQAGNDISLNHSNYMSPLMREYSILEKSKPYVIIEKEGIMEFPELGLLKDIML from the coding sequence ATGATAAGTTTAGTTGATGACATTTACATTGATGAAGATTTACCCGTTATATATATAAGAAGATTTGACTCTATAATTCTATCTGATGTACACATAGGTTACGAAGAAGAGATGGCATCAAAAGGAATATTCATACCAAAAGTTCAAAAGAAACGTTTTCTCAATATTTTCAATAGGGCAAGAGAGGTTTTTAAAACAAACAAACTAATAATTAATGGAGATCTTAAGCACTCTTTTAGTAAATTAACCAAACAAGAAAAAACTGAACTTAATGAAATATTCCGAATATTAAAAGATGAAGGTACCGAAATTACGATAATTAGAGGTAATCATGATAATTATTTGTCTTTAGTTACTGAGAATTATGATAATATTAAGCTAGTAGAATCTTTGATAGTCGATAATATTGTTATATTTCATGGACATACGAATATAGATGTAGATGAGAATAAGATATATATCATAGGACATGAGCATCCAAGGTTAGGATTAAGAGATAAACTAGGCTTTGTAAGAAGAATGCAATGCTTTCTAGTAACTCCACTGAAAAATAACTCAAAAGTAATTGTTTTACCTGCAATTGGCATTTATCAAGCAGGGAACGATATTTCGCTTAATCATTCTAACTATATGTCTCCACTTATGAGAGAATATTCTATTCTAGAAAAATCTAAACCTTATGTTATTATTGAAAAAGAGGGTATAATGGAGTTTCCTGAATTAGGACTACTTAAGGACATTATGCTTTAA
- the twy1 gene encoding 4-demethylwyosine synthase TYW1: MVSNLRIDTLSLIMKELEKEKYHIIGTHSAYKKCHWTHEALTSGRYCYKGKFYGIESHRCVQMTPTAAWCWFRCVHCWRLEPEDIGIEWDETKLPVEDDPDIIAEKSIEEHKRAVSGYFGREGVDKNKVKEAITPKHVAISLTGEPTLYDRLGELIKEYHKKGLTTFLVTSGVRPDILASLEEEPTQLFVSLQAPNEFKHKLINRPIVANSWNLVMKTLEILPSFSSPTVIRMTMIKGFNMSDEDAREFARLMEISQPTYIEVKAYMHVGPSTYRLSKDAMPRHFEIKEFAKKLAEYTGYKILSEHIPSRIVLLSKLDKPIQIGNAWTDNWNWATKDIEDDINGEYKEAELGCTEGET, from the coding sequence ATGGTAAGTAATCTTAGGATAGATACTTTAAGCTTAATAATGAAAGAACTAGAAAAAGAAAAGTACCATATCATTGGAACTCATAGTGCATATAAGAAGTGTCATTGGACTCATGAAGCCTTAACTTCAGGAAGATATTGCTATAAAGGCAAGTTTTACGGAATTGAGAGCCATAGATGTGTACAGATGACTCCAACTGCGGCTTGGTGCTGGTTTAGATGCGTACATTGTTGGAGATTAGAACCAGAGGATATAGGAATTGAATGGGATGAAACAAAATTACCAGTAGAAGACGATCCAGATATTATTGCAGAAAAAAGTATAGAAGAGCATAAAAGGGCAGTATCTGGTTATTTTGGGCGTGAGGGAGTAGATAAGAACAAAGTTAAAGAGGCTATAACACCTAAACATGTAGCTATAAGCCTTACCGGTGAGCCCACCCTATATGATAGGCTTGGAGAACTAATCAAAGAGTACCATAAAAAAGGGCTTACAACCTTTCTTGTAACAAGTGGCGTAAGGCCAGACATATTGGCAAGCTTAGAAGAAGAGCCTACTCAATTGTTCGTATCACTTCAAGCCCCTAACGAATTTAAACATAAACTAATAAATAGACCTATTGTTGCAAACTCTTGGAACTTAGTTATGAAAACATTAGAAATTCTTCCAAGCTTTAGTTCGCCCACAGTTATAAGAATGACTATGATAAAGGGATTTAATATGAGTGATGAAGATGCAAGAGAGTTTGCAAGGCTCATGGAGATCTCACAACCAACATATATTGAAGTAAAAGCATATATGCATGTAGGACCTTCTACTTATAGACTTAGTAAAGATGCTATGCCTAGACATTTTGAAATTAAAGAATTTGCTAAAAAATTAGCTGAGTATACTGGTTATAAGATTCTATCTGAACATATACCTAGTAGAATAGTCTTATTAAGTAAGTTAGATAAGCCTATACAGATAGGTAACGCTTGGACAGATAATTGGAATTGGGCAACTAAAGACATAGAAGATGATATAAATGGAGAATATAAAGAAGCAGAACTAGGTTGTACGGAGGGAGAGACTTGA
- a CDS encoding winged helix-turn-helix domain-containing protein produces MESTTSSYEDLAYQKIKEAGDNGIPQKDLIKELGLSTKEASLIIKKLIEKKKIIKRSVKENGKSILKLFAIDDDGIDIYVSLSSIIEIPCYTCKILKKCGNGSYISPSTCPQLSKYLLTNAKSAS; encoded by the coding sequence ATGGAATCAACTACATCATCATATGAAGATCTTGCTTATCAAAAGATAAAAGAAGCAGGAGATAATGGGATACCGCAAAAAGATTTAATAAAAGAATTGGGATTATCAACTAAGGAAGCAAGCCTTATAATTAAAAAACTTATTGAGAAGAAAAAAATAATTAAAAGATCTGTAAAGGAAAACGGGAAAAGCATATTAAAGCTATTTGCAATAGATGACGATGGAATAGATATATATGTTAGCTTATCTTCTATTATAGAAATTCCGTGCTATACTTGTAAAATTCTCAAAAAATGTGGAAATGGTAGCTATATTTCTCCTTCAACGTGTCCGCAACTATCTAAATACTTACTAACTAATGCTAAATCAGCTAGTTAA
- a CDS encoding tRNA (guanine(26)-N(2))-dimethyltransferase produces MNLIEIREGKVSLLIPNPKDYEKEGRYDPSWSPVFYNPKMRLNRDISVLALSVIKPKSVVDALSASGVRGIRYYIEIGGIEKLILNDKNPIATELIMKNAEKNNVNAQITTKDANSLLYEIKADFVDIDPFGSPAPFILSAINATMNKGYVAFTATDLSALECSSSFSARRKYDLTCEKLSFSKELGIRGLIAKVIREGAIIEKAAYPMFSLYFDYYYRVFFRIENGAKKVDKLLEKQGYYYECSKCGYREVDYYAERKICPRCGIEMKRYGPAWTGELWNREFLLSMKENLKNFTYFDTLMQVNKLLNILVEESKYVSPYFRLDFIASLIKRNIPKREKMLECLKEASMTHFDYRGIKTNKEIHEIVNCIKN; encoded by the coding sequence ATGAATTTGATTGAAATAAGAGAAGGTAAGGTTTCTTTATTAATTCCTAATCCTAAAGATTATGAAAAAGAAGGGAGATACGATCCCAGTTGGTCTCCAGTTTTCTACAATCCTAAGATGAGATTAAATAGAGATATTAGTGTATTAGCCTTAAGTGTGATAAAGCCTAAAAGCGTTGTTGATGCTCTTTCTGCCTCTGGAGTCAGAGGGATAAGGTATTATATTGAAATTGGAGGAATAGAAAAATTGATATTAAATGATAAAAATCCTATAGCAACAGAATTGATTATGAAAAATGCAGAGAAGAATAACGTAAATGCTCAAATAACAACAAAGGACGCAAATTCTTTATTATATGAGATTAAAGCGGATTTTGTAGATATAGATCCTTTTGGTTCTCCTGCACCTTTTATCTTATCAGCTATAAACGCTACAATGAATAAAGGCTATGTAGCTTTTACTGCAACTGATTTATCTGCCCTAGAATGTTCTTCAAGTTTTTCTGCTAGGAGAAAATACGATTTGACATGTGAAAAATTAAGTTTTTCCAAAGAATTAGGAATTAGAGGTTTAATTGCCAAGGTAATAAGAGAAGGCGCAATTATAGAAAAAGCCGCATATCCTATGTTTTCATTATACTTTGATTACTATTATAGAGTATTCTTTAGAATAGAAAATGGTGCTAAAAAAGTTGATAAATTACTTGAGAAACAAGGATATTATTATGAGTGCTCTAAATGTGGATATCGTGAAGTCGATTATTATGCAGAAAGAAAAATATGTCCTAGATGTGGTATAGAGATGAAAAGATATGGTCCAGCATGGACGGGGGAACTATGGAATAGGGAATTTTTGTTAAGTATGAAAGAAAATCTAAAGAATTTCACGTACTTTGATACTTTGATGCAAGTAAATAAGTTATTGAATATATTAGTAGAAGAGTCAAAGTATGTATCACCTTATTTTAGACTAGATTTTATAGCATCTTTAATAAAAAGAAATATACCAAAAAGAGAAAAAATGTTAGAATGTTTAAAAGAAGCTTCAATGACTCATTTTGATTATAGAGGTATAAAAACTAATAAAGAAATACATGAAATAGTGAATTGTATTAAAAATTAA
- the dph5 gene encoding diphthine synthase, with protein MPTLKLIGLGLSAKFVTREAIDELSKCDIVLFESYTSLSCDINLDFIKFLNKNVIIVDRKFIENNIKEVIKLLKEKENVCIVTIGDPMIATTHVSLIVEVKNKGYNFKIIPGISVHCYIISKSMLSSYKFGKSVTITYPYNNKIDTTPYDVIYDNFIRGLHTILYLDLKEDKIMTTKEAVKLLIEMEKIKKQGLINDDRILIVGQRLGCDDEEVVALRLKEVFNYKFKEPPHIIVFPTDKLHFMEVEALKCLMK; from the coding sequence ATGCCAACGCTCAAGCTTATAGGGTTGGGCCTATCTGCTAAATTTGTAACTAGAGAAGCAATTGATGAGTTAAGTAAATGCGATATTGTATTATTCGAGAGTTATACTTCTCTCTCTTGCGATATAAATTTAGATTTTATTAAATTTTTAAATAAAAATGTTATTATTGTAGATAGAAAATTTATTGAAAATAATATTAAAGAAGTTATTAAATTGTTAAAAGAGAAGGAAAACGTTTGCATAGTAACTATAGGGGATCCTATGATTGCAACAACACATGTGAGTCTTATTGTTGAGGTTAAAAATAAGGGCTATAATTTTAAAATAATTCCGGGCATATCAGTTCACTGCTATATAATTTCAAAATCTATGTTATCTTCCTATAAATTTGGCAAATCTGTAACTATAACTTATCCCTATAATAATAAAATTGATACAACTCCTTATGATGTAATTTATGATAATTTTATACGTGGACTCCATACAATATTATATCTTGACTTAAAAGAAGATAAAATTATGACAACTAAAGAAGCCGTAAAACTTCTAATAGAAATGGAGAAAATAAAGAAGCAAGGATTAATTAATGATGATAGAATCCTTATAGTAGGTCAGAGATTAGGATGTGATGACGAGGAAGTAGTTGCATTAAGATTAAAGGAAGTATTTAATTATAAATTTAAAGAACCACCACATATTATTGTATTTCCTACAGATAAGTTACACTTCATGGAGGTAGAGGCTTTAAAATGTCTAATGAAATAA
- a CDS encoding TATA-box-binding protein, producing the protein MPYKAVVNIENIVATVTLDQNLDLYAMERSVPNVEYDPDQFPGLIFRLEAPKVTSLIFKSGKMVVTGAKSTDELIKAVKRIIKTLKRYGMNLTGKPKIQIQNIVASANLHVIVNLDKAAFLLENNMYEPEQFPGLIYRMEDPRVVLLIFSSGKMVITGAKREEEVHKAVKKIFDKLVELDCVKPFEEEELEF; encoded by the coding sequence ATACCGTACAAAGCGGTAGTAAATATTGAAAACATTGTAGCTACAGTAACATTAGATCAGAACTTAGACTTATATGCAATGGAAAGAAGTGTACCGAATGTTGAATACGACCCAGATCAATTTCCTGGTCTTATATTTAGGCTTGAAGCACCAAAGGTTACCTCTCTTATATTCAAATCAGGTAAAATGGTAGTTACTGGGGCTAAGAGTACTGACGAATTAATAAAAGCAGTAAAAAGAATAATAAAAACCCTAAAGAGATATGGAATGAATTTAACTGGAAAACCAAAAATACAGATACAAAATATTGTTGCATCAGCAAATTTACATGTTATTGTAAATTTAGATAAAGCGGCGTTCTTGTTAGAAAATAATATGTATGAACCCGAACAATTCCCTGGATTAATATATAGGATGGAAGATCCTAGAGTTGTATTACTTATCTTTAGTAGTGGTAAAATGGTTATTACAGGAGCTAAAAGAGAAGAAGAAGTACATAAAGCCGTAAAGAAAATATTCGATAAGTTAGTTGAGCTAGATTGTGTAAAACCATTTGAAGAAGAGGAGTTAGAGTTTTAA